TGCGCCTCCTGGTCCAGCCCATACGTTTGCCAAGCCATCAGCAGTACTCGCCTCCTAGCGTCACGCGACAACGACCAAAACCGATAGACTCCAACCCGCCGAAGTACATCTCGACCTGCTCTTGCCCGGCAAAGGGGTCCCAGCCCTTTTCCTTCAGGGCAATTGGGAATACAAACACGCTGCCTTCGGGGATAGCCTCCACGTTGAAGAAGGCACCACCCGCGACTTTTTTCATATCCTCCTGTAACTTCACCCGGCTCTGGCGATAGAGACCCATATCGTGCAACAGGCCAATGTCGTTGTCCCCAACCACCACCAGGCTCTGGGGTTGCAGGCTCGTGCCTTTGGGAATCCAGGCTTTCATATCCTGCTCGTGCTCAATCTCCAAAAACCCCAGGTTGAAAAACAACACCTTGCGGGTACTTTTCTGGTCGCTGAATTGCTTGGCCTGGAGCGTAGGGTCTGCAGTATAGGGCTTGGGCAAGGGCGCCTCCACACCCGTAATCATCTGGTAACGCCGCAGCAGGCGGGGACAGGAAATCCATACCACCGGCTGGCCTGGGCAAAACACCGGAAACCAC
The Gloeomargarita sp. SKYB120 DNA segment above includes these coding regions:
- a CDS encoding RAMP superfamily CRISPR-associated protein; this translates as MYTKACGIIETLAPLHVGASAGEETGNLNLIFRDQFTQTGIIPGSSIRGRFRAEMRREGSPYKGDVNKWYGHEAVEGQADGGTTEALVKFEYASLVWFPVFCPGQPVVWISCPRLLRRYQMITGVEAPLPKPYTADPTLQAKQFSDQKSTRKVLFFNLGFLEIEHEQDMKAWIPKGTSLQPQSLVVVGDNDIGLLHDMGLYRQSRVKLQEDMKKVAGGAFFNVEAIPEGSVFVFPIALKEKGWDPFAGQEQVEMYFGGLESIGFGRCRVTLGGEYC